One segment of Nocardioides sp. QY071 DNA contains the following:
- the pepN gene encoding aminopeptidase N, whose protein sequence is MSLTRAEAEHRASVLTVSSYDVELDLSLGEETFRSVTTIRFRSERAATFVDVKPRALHAVRLDGRPLDVDDLADGRITLDLTADEHELVVEATMAFRNDGEGLHRSVDPVDGRAYIYGMSFMDAAPSIFACFDQPDLKAPYSMRVTAPADWLVRGNAPAVETGRDGATKQWTLGPTQPLATYFVTVVAGPYHLISDVHDGIPLGLSSRQSLAATLDREAEELLTLTRQSFDELHRLFGVRYPFGDYHQAFVPEFNAGAMENPGCITLRDPLLFEGASTRADRSFRANIIAHEMAHQWFGNIVTPKWWDDLWLNESFAEYMGLRVITDATEYADGPLHDSYARRTWGITADQRPTTHPVAGNAAPDALSALQNFDGISYARGSNVLRQLARRLGDDAFLGGVRDHFELHRFGNATMHDLFASWERAAGGASLDGFVKDWLLTPGADRLDLDRAAGVVRRTSPAAHPADRRHDLVVATHGPDGWTQRPFVADGPATPLDVGDAPVLLDATETTWAVSPPDALTMAALPALAPAMTDPQLRATMWNSVRLGMFEGAITPTQVAELLATAPPVEDTSDGHRNLLPWVLETVLPIAPAGTTQRFHAAVRRAADSAEAGSELQLSAFRATVLSGSDAGELERWAAGEGLPEGIVADSDLRWKARRRLAELGATDRAALDAALEAERSGAATVHHARAVSSLPSVEGKEFAWARATGEVSVPNYEVKAAGNGLWQAGQRDITAPFAVAYFEQLATIIGAHQGWVQGDVVEAYFPITHLDDATEAAATAALEQDLPGAVRRRLTDRLDELRRRRAVL, encoded by the coding sequence ATGAGCCTCACCCGCGCCGAAGCCGAGCACCGCGCGAGCGTGCTCACCGTGTCGTCGTACGACGTCGAGCTGGACCTGTCGCTGGGCGAGGAGACCTTCCGCTCGGTGACCACTATCCGGTTCCGCAGCGAGCGCGCGGCGACGTTCGTGGACGTGAAGCCGCGGGCGCTGCACGCCGTCCGGCTCGACGGCCGGCCGCTCGACGTCGACGACCTGGCCGACGGCAGGATCACCCTCGACCTCACTGCCGACGAGCACGAGCTGGTCGTCGAGGCGACGATGGCCTTCCGCAACGACGGCGAGGGCCTGCACCGCTCGGTCGACCCCGTCGACGGCAGGGCGTACATCTACGGGATGTCCTTCATGGACGCGGCGCCCTCGATCTTCGCGTGCTTCGACCAGCCCGACCTCAAGGCGCCCTACTCGATGCGGGTCACCGCGCCGGCGGACTGGCTGGTGCGCGGCAACGCCCCGGCCGTCGAGACCGGTCGGGACGGCGCCACGAAGCAGTGGACGCTCGGGCCCACGCAGCCGCTGGCGACGTACTTCGTCACCGTGGTCGCCGGGCCGTACCACCTGATCAGCGACGTGCACGACGGCATCCCGCTCGGCCTCAGCTCGCGGCAGAGCCTCGCCGCGACCCTCGACCGCGAGGCCGAGGAGCTGCTCACGCTGACCCGGCAGTCGTTCGACGAGCTGCACCGGCTGTTCGGCGTCCGCTACCCCTTCGGCGACTACCACCAGGCGTTCGTGCCCGAGTTCAACGCCGGCGCCATGGAGAACCCCGGCTGCATCACGCTGCGTGATCCGCTGCTGTTCGAGGGTGCGAGCACGCGTGCCGACCGCAGCTTCCGCGCCAACATCATCGCCCACGAGATGGCCCACCAGTGGTTCGGCAACATCGTGACGCCGAAGTGGTGGGACGACCTGTGGCTCAACGAGTCCTTCGCCGAGTACATGGGGCTGCGGGTCATCACCGACGCCACGGAGTACGCCGACGGCCCGCTGCACGACTCCTACGCCCGTCGCACGTGGGGCATCACGGCCGACCAGCGCCCCACGACGCACCCGGTCGCCGGCAACGCCGCGCCCGACGCGCTGTCGGCGCTGCAGAACTTCGACGGCATCTCCTACGCGCGCGGCTCGAACGTCCTGCGCCAGCTCGCGCGCCGGCTCGGTGACGACGCCTTCCTCGGCGGCGTGCGCGACCACTTCGAGCTGCACCGGTTCGGCAACGCGACCATGCACGACCTGTTCGCGAGCTGGGAGCGGGCCGCCGGGGGCGCCAGCCTCGACGGCTTCGTCAAGGACTGGCTCCTCACCCCCGGCGCGGACCGGCTCGACCTCGATCGCGCGGCCGGCGTGGTCCGCCGTACGTCGCCCGCGGCCCATCCCGCCGACCGCCGCCACGACCTCGTCGTCGCCACCCACGGGCCGGACGGCTGGACGCAGCGCCCGTTCGTGGCCGACGGCCCGGCCACGCCGCTCGACGTCGGCGACGCACCCGTCCTGCTCGACGCCACCGAGACGACGTGGGCGGTCAGCCCGCCCGACGCGCTGACCATGGCGGCGCTGCCGGCCCTGGCGCCTGCGATGACCGACCCCCAGCTGCGCGCGACCATGTGGAACAGCGTCCGGCTGGGCATGTTCGAGGGCGCGATCACCCCCACGCAGGTGGCCGAGCTGCTGGCCACCGCGCCGCCCGTCGAGGACACCTCCGACGGCCATCGCAACCTGCTGCCGTGGGTGCTGGAGACGGTGCTGCCGATCGCGCCCGCGGGTACGACACAGCGGTTCCACGCCGCCGTACGCCGGGCAGCCGACAGCGCCGAGGCCGGCTCCGAGCTGCAGCTGTCGGCCTTCCGGGCGACGGTGCTGTCCGGTTCCGACGCCGGCGAGCTCGAGCGGTGGGCCGCCGGCGAGGGCCTGCCCGAGGGGATCGTGGCCGACAGCGACCTGCGCTGGAAGGCCCGTCGCCGGCTCGCCGAGCTCGGCGCCACCGACCGCGCGGCCCTCGACGCCGCGCTCGAGGCCGAGCGCAGCGGTGCGGCGACCGTGCACCACGCGCGGGCGGTCTCCTCGCTGCCGAGCGTCGAGGGCAAGGAGTTCGCCTGGGCCCGCGCCACCGGCGAGGTCTCGGTGCCCAACTACGAGGTCAAGGCGGCCGGCAACGGCCTGTGGCAGGCCGGGCAGCGCGACATCACGGCACCCTTCGCTGTCGCGTACTTCGAGCAGCTCGCCACCATCATCGGCGCCCACCAGGGCTGGGTGCAGGGCGACGTCGTCGAGGCCTACTTCCCGATCACGCACCTCGACGACGCGACCGAGGCCGCGGCCACCGCAGCGCTGGAGCAGGACCTGCCGGGCGCCGTACGGCGGCGGTTGACCGACCGGCTCGACGAGCTGCGCCGGCGCCGGGCCGTGCTGTGA
- a CDS encoding formate dehydrogenase accessory sulfurtransferase FdhD, giving the protein MTGVKARRPGPTTRLRVEEHRGDDVRRHEDRVLTEEPLEIRLAWPGAPARRVWTTLRTPGNDFELAAGWVHHEGLGLPSGVAYCTDVELRPEQEFNVVTVTLGQAPPRVPSQLDALSAGSAACGVCGTDEVDEVIARRPSLPWSGALPSPELVRRLPDLMRPHQQLFERTGSAHAAGLFAADGTLVAVREDVGRHNAVDKVVGARILAGAPSAEAVLVVSGRAGFELVQKAVASGIGALVAVGAPTGLSVRLAEAGGLGVYGWTKGERTVRYA; this is encoded by the coding sequence GTGACCGGGGTGAAGGCGCGCCGGCCGGGGCCGACGACCCGGCTGCGGGTCGAGGAGCACCGCGGCGACGACGTACGTCGCCACGAGGACCGGGTCCTGACCGAGGAGCCGCTAGAGATCCGGCTGGCCTGGCCGGGCGCCCCGGCGCGACGGGTGTGGACGACGCTGCGCACGCCCGGCAACGACTTCGAGCTGGCTGCGGGGTGGGTGCACCACGAGGGCCTCGGGCTCCCGTCCGGCGTCGCCTACTGCACGGACGTGGAGCTGCGCCCCGAGCAGGAGTTCAACGTCGTCACCGTCACCCTCGGGCAGGCCCCGCCACGGGTGCCGAGCCAGCTCGACGCGCTCAGCGCGGGCTCGGCCGCGTGCGGGGTGTGCGGCACCGACGAGGTCGACGAGGTGATCGCCCGGCGGCCGTCGCTGCCGTGGTCGGGCGCGCTCCCCTCCCCCGAGCTCGTGCGCAGGCTGCCCGACCTGATGCGACCCCACCAGCAGCTCTTCGAGCGCACCGGCAGCGCGCACGCGGCAGGGCTCTTCGCCGCGGACGGCACCCTGGTCGCCGTACGCGAGGACGTGGGGCGCCACAACGCCGTCGACAAGGTCGTCGGCGCGCGGATCCTGGCCGGCGCGCCGTCGGCCGAGGCGGTGCTCGTCGTGAGTGGGCGGGCCGGGTTCGAGCTGGTCCAGAAGGCGGTCGCGAGCGGCATCGGCGCACTCGTCGCGGTCGGCGCCCCGACCGGGCTGTCGGTCCGGCTGGCCGAGGCCGGCGGGCTCGGGGTCTACGGCT